The following proteins are co-located in the Halarcobacter sp. genome:
- the rpsL gene encoding 30S ribosomal protein S12, with amino-acid sequence MPTINQLVRKERKKVIKKSKSPALEKCPQRRGVCTRVYTTTPKKPNSALRKVAKVRLTTGFEVISYIGGEGHNLQEHSIVLVRGGRVKDLPGVKYHIVRGALDTAGVANRTVARSKYGTKRPKK; translated from the coding sequence ATGCCTACAATCAATCAGCTTGTAAGAAAAGAGCGAAAAAAGGTGATTAAAAAATCTAAATCACCAGCATTAGAAAAATGTCCACAAAGAAGAGGTGTATGTACAAGAGTATATACAACAACTCCTAAAAAACCTAACTCGGCTTTAAGAAAAGTTGCAAAAGTTAGATTAACTACAGGTTTTGAAGTTATTTCATATATCGGTGGTGAGGGTCATAACCTTCAAGAACACTCTATCGTGTTAGTTAGAGGGGGAAGAGTTAAGGATTTACCTGGGGTTAAGTATCACATCGTTAGAGGTGCATTAGATACAGCTGGTGTTGCAAACAGAACTGTTGCAAGATCTAAATATGGTACTAAAAGACCTAAGAAATAA
- a CDS encoding NAD(+)/NADH kinase, producing the protein MKLTTSNEKLNSIKKAGIILKPESPEIKDEYLKIKNCFNKYGIELILEKNSAKMIGLDEGLILKDLCKDVDFLISIGGDGTLLSVVRNSFEFNLPILGIHMGTLGFLTDVLVEELDLFLNDFNKGNYKIDNRMMVECHVDNKCFVAFNDIVISRKTVSSMIKIKSKINGISFNSYHGDGVIISTPTGSTAYNLSVGGPIVYPLTEAFIITPVASHSLTQRPLVMPADIEIEFKIKDAQGAVLLIDGQDSYEVDDGTVIKFTIANKKAKLIHKTKRNFFEVLNDKLGWGN; encoded by the coding sequence GTGAAACTTACAACTAGTAATGAAAAACTTAACTCTATAAAAAAAGCAGGAATTATATTAAAGCCTGAATCTCCTGAAATAAAAGATGAATATTTAAAAATCAAAAATTGTTTCAATAAATATGGTATTGAATTAATTCTAGAAAAAAATAGTGCAAAAATGATAGGTCTAGATGAGGGACTTATCCTAAAAGATTTATGTAAAGATGTGGATTTTCTAATCTCAATTGGAGGTGATGGTACTTTATTGTCTGTAGTTCGAAACTCTTTTGAATTTAACCTTCCAATTCTTGGAATACATATGGGTACATTAGGTTTTTTAACTGATGTATTAGTTGAAGAGTTGGATCTATTTTTAAATGATTTCAATAAAGGTAATTATAAAATCGATAATAGAATGATGGTAGAGTGCCATGTAGACAACAAATGTTTTGTAGCTTTTAATGATATAGTAATATCAAGAAAAACTGTATCTTCTATGATAAAAATAAAATCAAAAATTAATGGTATCTCTTTTAACTCTTATCATGGTGATGGAGTAATTATCTCAACTCCAACAGGTTCAACCGCATATAATCTTTCAGTTGGAGGTCCTATTGTTTATCCTCTTACTGAAGCTTTTATTATCACACCAGTTGCATCTCATTCTTTAACACAAAGGCCTTTAGTTATGCCTGCTGATATTGAGATAGAATTTAAAATAAAAGATGCTCAAGGGGCTGTATTGTTAATTGATGGTCAAGATAGTTATGAGGTTGATGATGGAACAGTAATAAAATTTACAATTGCAAATAAAAAAGCTAAATTAATACATAAAACAAAAAGAAACTTTTTTGAAGTATTAAATGATAAATTAGGTTGGGGAAATTAA
- the fusA gene encoding elongation factor G, which translates to MARKTPLNRVRNIGIAAHIDAGKTTTTERILFYTGVSHKIGEVHDGAATMDWMEQEQERGITITSAATTCHWPHPKTKEDLQINIIDTPGHVDFTIEVERSMRVLDGAVAVFCSVGGVQPQSETVWRQANKYRVPRMIFVNKMDRTGADFYMVEKQVSERLKANPVPIQLPIGAEENFQGVVDLVQMKAIVWDEDAAMGSHYHVEDIPADMMDKAEEYREKMIEAAAESSEELMEKYFEEGELSEEEIVAGLKAGCLAMSITPMTCGTAFKNKGVQTLLDAVAMYLPAPTEVADIRGETQDGEAVIVPSSDDGEVAALAFKIMTDPFVGQLTFTRVYRGQLQSGTYVMNSTKMKKERIGRLLKMHSNNREEVSELYAGEIGAVVGLKSTITGDTLASEKDPVILERMEFPEPVISVAVEPKTKADQEKMGIALGKLAEEDPSFRVATDEESGQTIISGMGELHLEILVDRMKREFKVEAEVGAPQVAYRETIKNAVNQEYKYAKQSGGKGQYGHVYLKIEPLESGSEDNFIFNNEIKGGVVPKEYIPAVQKGCEEAMAGGILAGYPMVDIAVTLYDGSYHDVDSSEMAFKLAASMGFKQGCRSDAAQAVILEPIMKVEIETPEDYMGDVIGDVNKRRGQVQSMDDRAGVKLVTAMIPLSEMFGYSTDLRSMSQGRATYSMLFDSYLEVPKNVSEEIIKKRNG; encoded by the coding sequence ATGGCAAGAAAAACACCACTTAATAGAGTTAGAAATATTGGTATTGCTGCACACATTGATGCTGGTAAAACAACAACTACAGAAAGAATTTTATTCTATACTGGTGTATCTCACAAAATTGGTGAGGTTCACGACGGTGCAGCTACAATGGACTGGATGGAGCAAGAGCAAGAAAGAGGTATTACAATTACTTCTGCTGCTACTACTTGTCACTGGCCACACCCAAAAACAAAAGAAGATTTACAAATTAACATAATCGACACTCCAGGACACGTTGACTTCACTATTGAAGTTGAAAGATCTATGAGAGTTCTTGATGGTGCTGTTGCAGTATTCTGTTCAGTTGGTGGGGTTCAACCACAATCTGAAACAGTTTGGAGACAAGCAAACAAATATAGAGTACCAAGAATGATTTTTGTTAACAAAATGGACAGAACTGGTGCAGATTTCTATATGGTTGAAAAACAAGTTTCTGAAAGATTAAAAGCTAATCCAGTTCCAATTCAATTACCAATTGGTGCTGAAGAAAACTTCCAAGGTGTAGTTGATTTAGTTCAAATGAAAGCTATCGTTTGGGATGAAGATGCTGCAATGGGTTCTCATTACCATGTAGAAGATATTCCAGCTGACATGATGGATAAAGCAGAAGAGTATAGAGAAAAAATGATTGAGGCTGCTGCTGAGTCTTCAGAAGAGTTAATGGAAAAATACTTCGAAGAGGGTGAATTATCTGAAGAAGAAATCGTTGCTGGATTAAAAGCTGGTTGTTTAGCTATGTCTATTACTCCAATGACTTGTGGTACTGCATTTAAAAACAAAGGTGTTCAAACTTTACTTGACGCTGTTGCAATGTATTTACCAGCTCCAACTGAGGTTGCAGATATTAGAGGTGAAACTCAAGATGGTGAAGCTGTAATTGTACCTTCTTCTGATGATGGTGAAGTTGCTGCATTAGCATTTAAAATTATGACTGACCCATTTGTTGGTCAATTAACATTTACAAGAGTTTATAGAGGACAGTTACAATCTGGTACTTATGTAATGAACTCTACAAAAATGAAAAAAGAAAGAATCGGTAGATTACTTAAAATGCACTCTAACAATAGAGAAGAAGTAAGTGAGTTATATGCTGGTGAAATCGGTGCAGTTGTTGGTCTTAAATCAACTATCACAGGTGATACTTTAGCATCTGAAAAAGATCCAGTTATCTTAGAAAGAATGGAATTCCCAGAACCAGTTATCTCAGTTGCAGTTGAGCCAAAAACAAAAGCTGATCAAGAGAAAATGGGTATTGCATTAGGTAAACTTGCTGAAGAAGATCCATCATTTAGAGTTGCTACAGATGAAGAATCTGGTCAAACTATTATCTCAGGAATGGGTGAGTTACACCTTGAAATTCTTGTAGACAGAATGAAAAGAGAATTCAAAGTTGAAGCAGAAGTTGGTGCTCCTCAAGTTGCATACAGAGAAACAATTAAAAATGCAGTTAACCAAGAGTACAAATATGCTAAACAATCTGGTGGTAAAGGTCAATACGGTCACGTATACTTAAAAATTGAGCCATTAGAATCTGGTAGCGAAGATAACTTTATTTTCAACAATGAAATTAAAGGTGGGGTTGTACCAAAAGAGTATATTCCTGCAGTTCAAAAAGGTTGTGAAGAAGCTATGGCTGGTGGTATCCTTGCTGGATATCCAATGGTTGATATTGCTGTTACACTTTATGATGGTTCTTACCATGATGTGGATTCATCTGAGATGGCATTTAAACTTGCTGCTTCTATGGGATTCAAACAAGGTTGTAGAAGTGATGCTGCACAAGCAGTTATCCTTGAGCCAATCATGAAAGTTGAAATTGAAACTCCTGAAGATTATATGGGAGATGTTATCGGTGACGTTAACAAAAGAAGAGGACAAGTTCAATCTATGGATGACAGAGCTGGTGTTAAACTAGTTACTGCAATGATTCCATTATCTGAAATGTTCGGTTACTCTACAGACTTAAGATCTATGTCTCAAGGTAGAGCAACTTATTCTATGCTTTTTGATTCATATTTAGAAGTTCCTAAAAATGTTTCTGAAGAGATTATCAAAAAGAGAAATGGTTAA
- a CDS encoding cache domain-containing protein encodes MFKNLSIKAKVLLISLLAIVIVSISISFESIYSINKLSKEKIEKFKEESYLNKEKELKNYVSLALETVKSYYDRTAIDKIKIEVQEDLKAQAKFLFSILEHEYKENKNILSDADLKKRLIGIINGTRYGNNGYFWVNDLDANIVVHPIKPQLNGKDLSNFKDKGGKKIFVEFANVAKKDKEGFVDYVWPKPGFEDPQPKVSFVKLFEPYGWVIGTGEYVSDVSASLKAEALKSISAMRYGKSGYFWINDSHPKMIMHPIKPALDGKDISKVKDPTGKFLFNEMVEISKTDKKGGLVEYMWEKPGKDEPQKKFSYVTKFEPWDWIIGTGAYVDDIEENILKMQEQTNQEIREVVIFVLVYTLISGLVVLGIFSFLVKRTIIRPLEDLNEAIETVASGSSNNNQIDKKSDDEIGKVVDSFNAYIKKLQDGFEEDAKVIEEVEDVIRKVNNGFYVYKVEKTSSNPLVMQLKDSINTMISGTNQKLEEINKILLEYGNSNFDYKAEGVDHSSSNGIVGSIYTSTRLLGGTISEFLAMITSTGEKLDGDTGVLSSSSTKLSTSANEQAASLEETAAAVEEITSIIKSSNEKVNRMSVLANDLSKSATDGESLASKTTQAMEDIDQQVNAINEAITVIDQIAFQTNILSLNAAVEAATAGEAGKGFAVVAQEVRNLAARSAEAAKEIKDLVESATTKANEGKVIADNMISGYGDLNNKVGETISLITDVTTASKEQESGIIQINDAVNSLDRATQVNAFSATQISNLANEVSKLSTNLLDIADRAKFNKNKKSEICDIDLVFKITELKNDHVVFKNNNFSKVGTYESWSVTSAKECNFGKWILEQESKGVDFTKSSTWANMKEYHEKIHESVALYIELNAKRAANSELEKVSRDLEIFTSKLFSIMDNIKVERCKLFKEEETISEHKQKQEQELPDKITPVKKEITKKPAVKNESKAIVQQDSDDEWESF; translated from the coding sequence ATGTTCAAAAATCTATCAATAAAAGCTAAGGTTTTATTAATATCACTATTAGCTATAGTTATTGTTTCAATTTCGATATCTTTTGAATCAATATATTCGATAAATAAACTTTCGAAAGAGAAAATTGAGAAATTCAAAGAGGAATCTTATTTAAATAAAGAAAAAGAGTTAAAAAACTATGTTTCATTAGCTTTAGAAACTGTTAAATCTTATTATGACAGAACAGCTATAGATAAGATAAAAATTGAAGTTCAAGAAGATTTAAAAGCACAAGCAAAATTCTTATTTTCAATTCTAGAACATGAATATAAAGAGAATAAAAATATATTAAGTGATGCAGATTTAAAAAAGAGGCTTATTGGTATTATTAATGGGACAAGATATGGTAATAATGGATATTTTTGGGTAAATGATTTAGATGCAAATATTGTTGTTCATCCAATTAAACCACAGTTAAATGGAAAAGATTTATCAAATTTCAAAGACAAAGGTGGGAAAAAAATATTTGTTGAATTTGCTAATGTTGCAAAAAAAGACAAAGAGGGGTTTGTTGATTATGTATGGCCAAAACCTGGCTTTGAAGATCCTCAACCAAAAGTTTCATTTGTTAAATTATTTGAACCTTACGGTTGGGTAATTGGAACAGGTGAATATGTATCAGATGTTTCAGCTAGTTTAAAAGCAGAAGCACTAAAATCAATCTCAGCTATGAGATATGGAAAAAGTGGTTATTTTTGGATAAATGATTCTCATCCAAAAATGATTATGCACCCTATAAAGCCAGCTTTAGATGGAAAAGATATATCAAAAGTAAAAGATCCTACAGGAAAATTCTTATTTAATGAAATGGTTGAGATTTCAAAAACAGATAAAAAAGGTGGTTTAGTTGAGTATATGTGGGAAAAACCTGGGAAAGATGAACCTCAGAAAAAATTCTCTTATGTAACAAAATTTGAGCCATGGGATTGGATTATAGGTACAGGTGCTTATGTTGATGATATAGAAGAAAATATTCTTAAAATGCAAGAACAAACAAATCAAGAGATTAGAGAAGTAGTAATTTTTGTATTAGTTTATACACTTATCTCTGGTTTAGTTGTATTAGGGATTTTTTCATTTTTAGTAAAAAGAACTATTATTAGACCGTTAGAAGATTTAAATGAAGCTATTGAAACTGTAGCATCTGGTTCTTCAAACAATAATCAAATAGATAAAAAATCAGATGATGAGATAGGAAAAGTTGTAGATAGCTTTAATGCTTATATTAAAAAGCTTCAAGATGGTTTTGAGGAAGATGCAAAGGTTATAGAAGAAGTAGAAGATGTAATTCGAAAAGTAAATAATGGTTTTTATGTGTATAAAGTAGAAAAAACTTCTTCAAATCCACTTGTAATGCAATTAAAAGATTCAATAAATACAATGATTAGTGGAACAAATCAAAAATTAGAAGAGATTAATAAAATACTTCTTGAATATGGTAATTCTAATTTTGATTATAAAGCAGAAGGGGTAGATCATAGTAGTTCAAATGGTATTGTTGGTTCTATTTATACAAGTACAAGACTTCTTGGGGGAACTATTTCTGAATTTTTAGCAATGATTACTAGTACAGGAGAGAAATTAGATGGTGATACAGGTGTTTTATCATCTTCATCTACAAAACTTTCTACATCTGCAAATGAACAAGCAGCATCATTAGAAGAAACTGCTGCAGCAGTTGAAGAGATTACTTCTATTATTAAATCAAGTAATGAAAAAGTGAATAGAATGTCAGTACTTGCAAATGACTTAAGTAAATCTGCTACCGATGGAGAAAGTTTAGCTTCTAAAACTACTCAAGCTATGGAAGATATAGATCAACAGGTAAATGCAATTAATGAAGCTATTACAGTAATAGACCAAATAGCATTCCAAACAAATATTTTATCACTTAATGCAGCAGTAGAAGCAGCAACAGCAGGTGAAGCTGGAAAAGGTTTTGCTGTTGTTGCACAAGAGGTAAGAAACCTTGCAGCTAGATCTGCCGAGGCAGCTAAAGAGATTAAAGATTTAGTTGAAAGTGCTACAACAAAAGCAAATGAAGGTAAGGTCATTGCTGATAATATGATATCTGGATATGGAGATTTAAATAATAAAGTTGGTGAAACAATTAGTCTTATTACTGATGTTACAACTGCTAGTAAAGAGCAAGAAAGTGGTATTATTCAAATTAATGATGCTGTTAATTCACTTGATAGAGCAACTCAAGTTAATGCTTTTTCTGCAACACAAATTAGTAATCTAGCTAATGAAGTATCTAAATTATCTACAAATCTTTTAGATATTGCTGATAGGGCAAAATTTAATAAAAATAAAAAATCAGAAATTTGTGATATTGATTTAGTTTTTAAAATCACTGAATTAAAAAATGATCATGTAGTGTTTAAAAACAATAACTTTTCTAAAGTAGGAACTTATGAATCTTGGAGTGTTACTTCTGCTAAAGAGTGTAATTTTGGTAAATGGATTTTAGAACAAGAGAGTAAAGGAGTTGATTTTACAAAATCTTCAACTTGGGCAAATATGAAAGAATATCATGAAAAAATTCATGAATCTGTAGCTTTATATATTGAATTAAATGCAAAAAGAGCAGCTAATTCAGAACTTGAAAAGGTTTCAAGAGACTTAGAGATTTTTACAAGTAAATTATTTAGTATTATGGATAATATAAAAGTGGAAAGATGTAAATTGTTTAAAGAAGAAGAAACAATAAGTGAACATAAACAAAAACAAGAACAAGAACTTCCAGATAAAATAACTCCTGTAAAAAAAGAGATTACAAAAAAACCTGCAGTAAAAAATGAGTCTAAAGCTATTGTTCAACAAGATAGCGATGATGAATGGGAAAGCTTTTAA
- the rpsG gene encoding 30S ribosomal protein S7 produces the protein MRRRKAPVREVMADPIYNSKVITKFINTVMLDGKKSAAQKIMYGAIANLDGRGEEAGIDLFEKAIENVKPLLEVKSRRVGGATYQVPVEVRAVRRQTLALRWLVDAARKRNERTMVERLANELFEAANDRGAAFKKKEDMHRMAEANKAFAHYRW, from the coding sequence ATGAGAAGAAGAAAAGCTCCTGTTAGAGAAGTAATGGCAGATCCTATCTACAATAGTAAAGTGATCACAAAATTTATTAATACTGTAATGTTAGATGGTAAAAAATCTGCAGCACAAAAAATTATGTATGGTGCAATTGCAAACTTAGACGGTAGAGGTGAAGAAGCTGGTATCGATTTATTTGAAAAAGCAATTGAAAATGTTAAACCACTTTTAGAAGTAAAATCTAGAAGAGTTGGTGGTGCTACATACCAAGTTCCAGTTGAAGTAAGAGCTGTAAGAAGACAAACTTTAGCACTTAGATGGTTAGTAGATGCTGCTAGAAAAAGAAACGAAAGAACTATGGTAGAGAGATTAGCAAACGAGTTATTCGAAGCTGCTAACGACAGAGGTGCTGCATTCAAGAAAAAAGAAGATATGCACAGAATGGCTGAAGCAAATAAAGCATTTGCTCACTACAGATGGTAA
- a CDS encoding AAA family ATPase, producing MINRIYLKDFLSFQEVDLELDKGLVVFTGPSGAGKSVLMQSILSLFAITEPKASLGEVTLLDLDIEDEAFDIQKGDEIVIKEIKKDKARYFLNAQTISKKNLNNFSKRLIKHLHLKDTSDFESSKLINFLDTVCIKEKKDFKELKFNFDENIQKLFTIEKELEKIKEDEKNLEDLKEFAKFEIEKIENINPQVDEYEELNELKKRLSKKEKIQEVIEQANPIFNYTSSVNSALNLLDEDSTFFDEAINELNNIFEKFNDSLYELEELDIENVLDRIEKLSSLQKRFGSIKEALEYKEEKKKELESYENISFEKSILEKNLKKLSIEVIEQAKKISSFRKEYSKTLEKRINHYLEYLYLSNAKIHFVDKKLDKTGIDEIIFELNGVNLDTISSGEFNRLRLALLTSISEFDIIGNGILFLDEIDANLSGKESSAIAKVLNKLSQNYQIFAISHQPQLTSTADIHFLVDKKDGKSTVKKLDENSRIDEIARMISGEDITDDAYSFAKNLLEEKRV from the coding sequence TTGATAAATAGAATATATTTAAAAGATTTTTTATCTTTTCAAGAGGTTGATTTAGAGTTAGATAAAGGACTTGTTGTTTTTACAGGACCATCAGGGGCTGGTAAATCAGTTTTAATGCAATCAATACTTTCATTATTTGCAATAACAGAACCAAAAGCCTCTTTAGGTGAAGTTACACTTTTGGATTTAGATATTGAAGATGAAGCTTTTGATATTCAAAAGGGTGATGAAATAGTTATCAAAGAGATAAAAAAAGATAAAGCTAGATATTTTTTAAATGCTCAAACAATTTCGAAAAAAAATTTAAACAATTTTTCAAAGCGTTTAATAAAACATTTGCATCTAAAAGATACAAGTGATTTTGAATCATCAAAATTGATTAATTTTCTTGATACTGTTTGCATAAAAGAAAAAAAAGATTTTAAAGAGTTAAAGTTTAATTTTGATGAAAATATTCAAAAACTTTTTACTATAGAAAAAGAGCTTGAAAAAATAAAAGAGGATGAAAAAAACCTTGAAGACTTAAAAGAGTTTGCTAAATTTGAAATAGAAAAAATAGAAAATATAAATCCACAAGTTGATGAATATGAAGAGCTTAATGAACTTAAAAAAAGATTATCAAAAAAAGAAAAAATACAAGAAGTTATAGAGCAAGCAAATCCTATTTTTAATTATACCTCTTCTGTAAATTCAGCATTAAATCTATTAGATGAAGACTCGACTTTTTTTGATGAAGCTATAAATGAACTTAATAATATTTTTGAAAAATTTAATGACTCTTTATATGAATTGGAAGAGTTAGATATTGAAAATGTTTTAGATAGAATAGAAAAACTTTCATCTTTGCAAAAAAGATTTGGCTCTATAAAAGAGGCATTAGAATATAAAGAAGAAAAGAAAAAAGAGTTAGAATCTTATGAAAATATCTCATTTGAAAAATCTATTTTAGAAAAAAATTTAAAAAAGCTTTCTATAGAAGTAATAGAACAAGCAAAAAAGATTAGTTCTTTTAGAAAAGAGTATAGTAAAACTTTAGAAAAAAGAATCAATCATTATTTAGAGTATTTATATCTTTCAAATGCAAAAATACATTTTGTTGATAAAAAGTTAGATAAAACAGGTATCGATGAGATTATATTTGAACTAAATGGAGTAAATCTTGATACCATAAGTTCAGGGGAATTTAACAGACTAAGACTAGCTTTGTTAACTTCAATTAGTGAGTTTGATATAATAGGAAATGGAATTTTATTTTTAGATGAAATCGATGCCAATTTAAGTGGTAAAGAAAGCTCTGCAATAGCAAAAGTTTTAAATAAATTATCTCAAAACTATCAGATTTTTGCTATCTCTCATCAACCACAACTAACTTCAACAGCTGATATTCACTTTTTGGTGGATAAAAAAGATGGAAAATCTACAGTAAAAAAACTTGATGAAAATTCAAGAATTGATGAAATAGCAAGAATGATAAGTGGTGAGGATATTACAGATGATGCTTACAGTTTTGCAAAAAATTTATTAGAAGAAAAGAGAGTTTAA
- a CDS encoding ankyrin repeat domain-containing protein produces MISKLFKKNTIDDLLEELKNDSLKESVVDSMLKDVNIHHINQNQENFLHKIIIENKIESVKWLIKQKLNLNEQDIKGITPLMLACKYGYLDAVEELIKAGADVDCESYSGNTAIEFAVYNNYFSIYKILKPLVKDINRRNKKNYTLLHTAIKAENLNVMDDLFVDSKFNIPQDILFYKSTYTNINVLEKTIKRFQSLDIYDEKNRNILFYVIENGINCENIFLELLEKGLDINCVDNNGDNILLHLIEYITQLENSHNNSDEKENEIEKNRINDLIELIPIILYKGIKTTQCNNKNETILSYAAKHKNLDVLKTLLDNDVDINILNNDNENALSSIITKGPDYLETIYLFFDYGINPNIKNKDNKTIIETFIDASLITRDFKKVKTIEKRSLNYENDYLAMLESLLVNTDTNLTALNSKDEPYFFDAVRYGALDIVKLLIKYGADINQPDINGNNIIYKYMSEKENVKKESELKIYYNILHSIIMMGANVNAKDSFGGITLHKAILKADPTVVKMILHSGADINAIDNRGRHILHNTVWKNNIKLFKLIHAYNKNLINEPDKFGVLPINYAAFLGYTDMVLELIELNAHINNPYKKTKYIINFLKKFHKNLKPLIDNARTKNQKEKIKVLINNMKKEFEVES; encoded by the coding sequence ATGATTAGTAAATTATTTAAAAAAAATACAATTGATGACTTACTAGAAGAATTAAAAAATGACAGTTTAAAAGAGAGTGTTGTTGACTCAATGTTAAAAGATGTAAATATTCATCATATAAATCAAAATCAAGAAAATTTTTTACATAAAATTATTATAGAAAATAAAATTGAATCAGTCAAATGGTTAATAAAACAAAAGCTAAATCTTAATGAACAAGATATCAAAGGGATTACTCCTTTAATGCTTGCTTGTAAATATGGTTATTTAGATGCTGTTGAAGAACTAATAAAAGCTGGAGCTGATGTTGATTGTGAAAGTTATAGTGGAAATACAGCCATAGAATTTGCAGTATACAACAACTACTTTTCTATCTACAAAATTTTAAAACCACTTGTAAAAGATATAAATAGAAGAAATAAAAAAAACTATACTTTACTGCATACAGCTATTAAAGCAGAAAATTTAAATGTAATGGATGATCTTTTTGTAGATTCTAAATTCAATATTCCCCAAGATATACTTTTTTATAAATCTACATATACAAACATCAACGTATTAGAAAAAACAATTAAAAGATTTCAATCACTTGATATTTATGATGAAAAAAATAGAAACATCTTATTTTATGTAATTGAAAATGGGATCAATTGTGAAAATATTTTTTTAGAACTTTTAGAAAAAGGATTAGATATTAATTGTGTGGATAATAATGGAGACAATATACTTTTGCATTTAATTGAATATATTACACAATTAGAAAATTCCCATAATAACTCAGATGAAAAAGAGAACGAAATTGAAAAGAATAGAATAAATGACTTAATTGAACTAATACCTATTATTTTATATAAAGGGATTAAAACAACTCAATGTAATAATAAAAATGAAACAATTTTATCCTATGCAGCTAAGCATAAAAATCTTGACGTTTTAAAAACTCTTTTAGATAATGATGTAGATATCAATATTTTAAATAACGACAATGAAAATGCACTTTCTTCTATAATTACCAAAGGACCCGATTATTTAGAGACTATATATTTGTTTTTTGATTATGGAATAAATCCTAATATAAAAAATAAAGACAATAAAACAATTATTGAAACTTTTATTGATGCTAGTTTGATTACAAGAGACTTTAAAAAAGTAAAAACTATAGAAAAAAGATCACTTAACTATGAGAATGATTATTTAGCTATGCTTGAAAGCTTATTAGTTAATACAGATACAAACTTAACTGCTTTAAACTCTAAAGATGAACCATATTTCTTTGATGCAGTAAGATATGGTGCATTAGATATTGTAAAACTTCTAATAAAATATGGAGCAGATATTAATCAACCTGATATAAACGGCAATAATATAATATATAAATATATGTCAGAAAAAGAAAATGTGAAAAAAGAGAGTGAGTTAAAGATATACTATAATATTTTACATTCTATAATTATGATGGGAGCAAATGTAAATGCTAAAGATTCTTTTGGTGGAATTACACTACATAAAGCAATTTTAAAAGCTGATCCAACTGTTGTAAAGATGATTTTACACTCAGGTGCAGATATCAATGCAATTGACAATAGAGGAAGACATATTTTACACAACACAGTGTGGAAAAACAATATCAAACTATTTAAACTTATTCATGCATACAATAAAAATTTAATAAATGAACCTGATAAATTTGGAGTTTTACCTATAAATTATGCTGCTTTTTTAGGATACACTGATATGGTGTTAGAACTTATTGAACTAAATGCCCATATAAATAATCCATACAAAAAGACTAAATATATCATTAATTTTTTAAAGAAGTTTCATAAGAATTTAAAACCTTTAATTGATAATGCAAGAACAAAAAATCAAAAAGAAAAAATAAAAGTTTTAATTAACAATATGAAAAAAGAGTTTGAAGTAGAGAGTTAA